The Tolypothrix sp. PCC 7712 region ACTACGATGGCAGAGTTATAAAGATTTCGTGGTGATGATTTGCGATGATGCATCCACAGCTAATCTCCAAGAGGTAGTAAACAAGTTTCCTGATTTAAATATTGAATATCTTCGTTATGACATGAATGTGGGACAGTTTGCAAATGCCATGCGTGGTGTAGAACGATGTCAAACACAATTTATCAAATTTCTTTACAGTGATGATCTTCTTTTTCCTAACGCTTTAGAAAAACAAGTTAAGGCTCTTGAAGATTCACCTAATACAGCAGTTTGTCTAGGAGAATACATAGAATTTAAGGAAGAAAATAATGATATTAGTTTATACAATATTATTTCTCCTTATATACCTGAATTAAGAACTAGAAAACAGTGGGCAAGGTTAGAAGAGTATGCTGGATTTATCCCCAGCGCTTGTATGTATCGTACGGAGTTTTTTCGCAATATAGGAGGATTTCACACTGCTCTTCCAGGTATAGGCGATTGGGAAATATTTGTTGCTTTGTCATATAAATATTCAGTGGTTGCAATTGACGAACCTGTTTGTGCGATGCGCTTACATAGCGATCAAGTGACAAAAAAATGTGGGGTAGACTCAGATGCCATCTATATCAAAGATGTATTATGGATGACATCCAATTCTAATCATTACAGAGAAAGGCTCGGTCTACCATTGTCTCAGCAGTTTTTTCTGCGACTCGATCAATGCTGGGTGAGTTTGCGTTCTATTGTTTCAGCACAGAATAAATTTGCATTACTGAAAAAGTGGTTAGGAATTTTTTCCTCTAATAAAATGCTGATACCATTTATTTTAGCTTTCCCTTGGTTTGTAGTTTTGAAGATTTTGCGGAAACCGAAGTTAAAGACAGATGGGGATGATGCTCTCAATAAAGAGGAATATGAGAATTATATATGCTCGATTGTTTTTGATAATTCTTCAGTCATTTTATCAAAATAAATAAATAAATAAATAAATTATTAATAATGAAACTTTGCTGGCTACTCCCTAATGATAAAAGTGGGGGCATATCTCCGGTAGCATTATCCTGTTGTCGTCAAGCTGCACAAACTGGATATGAAACCACGATGTTGTTTCTCAATAAACCTTCGTGGCTTACAAGTAATCAGTTTCAAGTATCATCATTAGGTTTAACCAATGGTGCAACAGAAACACCCAAAATGCTGCTGCAATGGTTAGAACAAAATCCTCAAGATGTGTTATTTTTTAACGGCTGTGAGGAATTTGATGTAATTATTCCTTACTTACCTGCCAAGATTAAATGTGTTTACGTTGTCCATGATACAGCTCCTTCCTATTGGTTGAGAGCTATAGCACAAGAGGATGCTTTAGAAGCAATTGTGGCTGTGTCTGAGACTGTAGCAAGTAAGTTTCGACACCAGTTAAAACGCTCAGATAAATTATCTGTAATTTATAATGGTTGCGTTTTTCCGGAAATAGAAAAATTAAATTATGTTAGGCAAGATGATTTAGTTTTTTTAGGTGGTGAAAATCCAACAAAGGGAGCCTTTGATATTCTAAATTTATGGAAATCTCTGATTAAATTGGGTTTTAAAGGCAAGCTGCATTGGTTTGGTAATATTACACCAAAATTTATTAGTAAAATTAGGCAATTACCTAATTCTGAGCAAATTAAAATTTATGGTTATGTGCCAAGAGATGTAATTTTCTCCATTGCTGCATCAGCAAAAGTTATCCTGATGTTAAGTAGAGTTGAACCCTTTGGGATGGCCACTATTGAAGCAATGGGTATGGGATGTATACCAGTTGCTTGGGATGTGGAAACTGGTACTAAAGAAATAGCCACAGCCAATAAAACAGGATTATATGCTCCTTTAGGTGACACCCAGGATTTAGCTCAAAAAGTTATCTTTGCTTGTGAGAATTATCCAGCTTTCAATCATGCTGTGATTGAATGTGCTAGGTCAAAATTTAATGAAACAGTAATGTGGAAAGGTTATGAATCTTTGATTGCAAAAATTTCCACTCTTCCAGCCATAAATAGAAGTAAACAGGGTCAACAACCCGCTTTATATCAACCTCCTATCCGTAGGTTTCAACTTTTACCTACAGGTTTACGTGCTGTAATTAGAGAATTGATTGGGCGATCGCCTACTCTTGGCTACTGGGTACGTGATTTGCGAGGGTGGTAATTTTTTACATTGAAGTATTTATTATGGGAAAACTCAGTTTTCTATATTTAGGTGCAAATAGTCCTTGGACTTATGGGATGGCAGAAGCTTTAGCTCAAAGTCACCTGACCTATGCAGTGCAGTTTTATGATTGGCGTACCTATCGCATCTTACGTCCCCAATGGTCTAGCCGCAAACCACCATCTCTATTAAAGAGGTCAATGCATGTATTACCTGCTGGTTATGCAGGACGATTAGAAAAAATATTTCGTTTTTATCTGCAATATTTAATACATAGTTGGTGCCAGCAAATCAAAGGAATTACTGGAGAATATCCTTGGGTAATAGCATCCGAACCTTATTTTACTCCTTGGTTACGGCAAGTACCTCAAGAAAAATTAATATATTACAATTTTGATGATTACGCGCTTTATCGGCCTGAGCAAAAAGATAAAATTCTCACACAAGAGCAGGAATTAATTACAAGGGCAAGCATTACCTTGTGTGCATCCTTTACCCAAATGATGACGCTAAGAGAACGACATCTTGATCAAGCTTCTCAGATTCATCATTATCCTCACGGGTTTGTTGACACCTACCTCAACCGCCAACCGGAAAATTCTCCAGAACCGATGACAGTGGGTTATGTGGGAAACTTGGGCGATCGCTTAGACTGGCAATTAATTTACCAAATTATTACAGCTTGTCCCGAAGTCACATTCGTGTTTGTAGGTGGTTTAGACGAGCAAATAATGCTAGAGCAAGGAAACTGGCAGAAAACTCGTCAAGCAGTCCTAGCCTTACCTAATGTTCGCCATATTGGCAAAGTTCCGTCCGATGAAGTAGCAAAACATTACTGGTCTTTTGCTGTGAATTGGATTCCTTACATAGTGGAACACCCATTTAACCAAGCAGCTTGTCCTACCAAAATCATGGATGGGATAGCCAGTGGTCACCCAATTTTAAGCACTGATATACCAGAGTGTCTTTTATATCCTGAGTGGATTAGTATTTTCCACAGTGTTGAAGATGCGATCGCTCTCATTCGCCAGCAGTTAGCCTGTTCAATGAAGCCCCAAGCTTATGAGAAAACTTTAAAGCAGCTAGAATTTGCTCAACAACATACCTGGAAACAACGCGCTCATACTCTAGAAAATTTATTATTGGGATTATAGGAATAGACTATGCAGCGTCGTAAATTTTTAAGTTTGTTTGGATTAAGCTCTTTGACTAGTCTTTTATCTGTTCTGTTGACAAATTATTTATCAAAAGCAGCACAGAAACTTACTAATAAAACTAATATTGCACAAATTCAAAACTTACCAACCAACTACGTAAATGTCAGGGCGTTTGGCCCACTTATTAGTGGTATTACTAATCTAGACTATATTATTAAGGCTAATACAGAAACTATTCAAGCTGCTATTAATACAGTAGGTGTAAATGGTGGAGGAAATATATATATACCTCAAGGAATATATCAAATAGCACCACTTAATTTGAATACTCAAGAGCCGTGTTCGCTGTTAATTAACTATGACAATATTACCTTGTTTGGTGATGGAATTGGTAAAACCATTCTTCAAAGTCGAGGGGATTACTCTTTAATTGATGGTAGAGTCGTTAGGGGTCATGGAATATTAATTAAAGGAACACTTGATTCGTTTAACCCTAGGAAAAACGTTACCATTAAAAATTTGGAATTAAATGGTGGAATTAAAGGATTTACAGGTAATCGTAATTGGCCTGCTGACCCGACTAATGGTGATGGTTGGGATCTTACTCACAAAGGAATTGCCTTAGATTTCAATACAAATTTAGACAATATAACTTTAGATTCTATTTCCGTACATAACTTTAGAGGTGAACTGATTTACGGTGGTGGAGGGGGAATTAGAAAATTAACTATATCAAAAACTCAATTAAAGAGTTCTAATGCTTCACTACTCAGTCTAGATGCAGACCTGACAGTTACGGAATGTGAATTCTCTGAAACTGCTACGGCATGGGTAGAAAATGCTCCGATAGCTCCCAACAAAAGTTATCAATTTCATAAATGTGTTTTTAAAGATTCTATTTATCAGGGTTTAGTGATAGGACAGGGCAATTTTCCTGATAATCACAACAAAATTATTACTGAATGTTCATTTTCTAACTCTCCTGATGGGGTTTGTGCTTTTAATGGAGTGAGTAATTTAGTTATCAAAAACAACTATTTTAATGATTGTAGAAATTGTTTTATTACTAGCGGTAAGAATCAAAACATAGAATTTTATTTAAATAAAATAAAAGGTAATACAGTAGGAGTAACAGCGGCAAATCTTTCTGGTAATTTAACGAATATAATTATTAAAAATAATGTTCTGACTGCAAGTGATATAGATAAAAGAGCTTGTATTTATTATTGGGGCGATTTCCAGAATATAGTTATAGAAGACAATATATTTGAAAACTGCCGCACTCCTGAGCAATCTTCTAACATAACCAATGAGCGACCATTATTCCGTAATAATAAATACTTCAATGTAGACAGAAGAGACTTACAAGGAAAATCTAACTTTTGGCAAGAACCTCCATATATTATAGAGCCAAAATTTGAAGAAGTCTTAGTAGAAAATAATACAAAAAATCGAGTAATTCAAGTCAGCATGAGTATTGATAAATATGTTGACGGGCAGGAGGTGATGATTATGGTTGATGGTAGCCGTGGGCAAATTAAATTTCCTAAAAAATCTAGTAAAATCCAATGTCGAAAAGAGAGATATCTAAGATATAAAGATGACAAATTACAATTAAGATTTCAGAAAGCTGACAATAAGTGGTATGAAATCGCTTATTCAAGTCACACTTCATCAACCGATAACAATGTTTGACAAATCTTCATCCTGGCTATGTTGCCAAATAGGTGCACGAGAGCATTATGCTCTGCCTAGGGCTTTACATCAAGCAGGAGAACTTACTAACCTGATCACGGATGCTTGGATTTCACCTAATTCTGTAATTAATAGACTGCCTCCAGGTTGGTTAACAAATTTGCGGGAACGGTTTCATCCAGATTTAGCCACGGCATCTGTAACATCCTTTACTGACTCTTTAATTAACTTTGAAATAGCTCAAAGAATTCAAAAAACTTCTGGATGGCAGCGTGTGATTACCAGGAATAACTGGTTTCAAAAACTTGCATTACAATCACTCAAAGCCATCAACCCAAAACTCAAATCTCGCACTATATTATTTTCTTATAGCTATGCAGCTTTAGAACTATTTCGCTATGCTAAATCTCAAGGATGGTACACTATTTTAGGTCAAATTGATCCTGGAGAAGTAGAAGAGAAATTAGTTCTAGAAGCACATTCTAAATATCCTGCCTATCAATCTAGTTGCGAGGCTGCACCACCCAATTATTGGCAAAATTGGCAAGAAGAATGTTTATTAGCTGACAAGATTTTAGTTAACTCTAATTGGTCAAATCAAGCGTTACAGCAATTAGGTATACCTGAAGAAAAAATTAACATCATTCCGCTTGCCTATCAACCACCAATCGAAGCACATAATTTTGTACGTACCTATCCAGCTAACTTTTCGGTAGAACGTCCACTGAGGGTGCTATTTTTAGGGCAAGTCATATTGCGAAAAGGTATTGCTGCACTGTTAGAAGCAGCAGAAATTTTACATAGTGAACCAATTGAATTTTGGATAGTTGGTTCTCAAGGTATTCCTCTACCTCAATATTCTCATTCCAAGATAAATTGGGTAGGTGCAGTGTCTAGAAGTGCCACAGCCAGGTATTATCAAATGGCAGATGTATTTATATTTCCTACTCTCTCTGATGGATTTGGAATTACGCAACTAGAAGCACAGGCTTGGAATCTACCCATAATTGCTTCCAAATTTTGTGGTGAAGTAGTGAAAGATAACATTAATGGATTAATTTTGCCAGAAGTTACAGCATCTGCGATCGCACAGAAGTTGCAATTTTGCCTGAATAATCCTCAAAAACTAGAAGCATTATCCCAAAAATCCACCGACACTGCTGTTTTTAATTTGGACAAATTACAGCATTCGCTCCAAATTCTGCCCTATGCTGTCTCTTAGCTATCAAATTGTACGATTAATTAAAAATCACGAGACGGTACAAGAAAAATAACAAAGGGATAAATTTAGCATAATTACTATTAAAGAAGCATTAATATTAAAACTGCATGGCAGAAGTATATCGAAATATTTTAGTCTGTATTTGCTTAGGATTATTAATCTGGGGAGTCATTCGCATTGAGCGAATTTACCAATACCCATTTTTTATGGGTTGTATGTTTCTTTCCTTTATTTTGCCTCAAGCATTCGCTTTAATCGCAAATCCTGGTACAGGAGTTAGCCCAACAGTACTAGAAAACGTTTTATTAGTATCATCTATTTGTGCTGCTTCCTGTTGGATAGGCTATCAAATGAAGCCTAATAAAAAGTTATTACAGTTGCTCAACATAGAAACTGACGAGCGGAAGTTATTTATAGGAGGAATCATGCTCATGGCAGAGGCATGGTTCTTTAATTTTTTACTTTCTCGGACAACTGTTCAAGTAGCAGAAAATTATAATTGGACAGGCCCAGCCACGATATATCTCTTCTTTATTCAAGCTGGGAATATAGCTTTTGGAATTTTTCTTTTACAGGCACTAAAACGTCCTCGATTTCTGAATATCATTTTTACAGTAATTTCTGGCTGGCCTCTATTTAATAGTGTGCTGATCGGCCGTCGTCAACCAACAATGACATTTGCTATTATTATCGGTATTTCATTGTTTTTGATTTATCGTTATGTCCCTCCTCGATGGTTAGTTGTCACAGGAATGTTACTAGTAACTTTCCTTATTCCTTTGTTTGGCGATTTACGTGGAGGTGTTTGGAATTTAATCTTTAGTGGAAATTGGCAGGCAATATTATCTGCTGTAGAGCAATCATTTAGCTCTCAGCAAAAGGGAGATTTTTTAGAACTCAGAAATGCAGCATTAATAATTGATGTAGCCAATAAGACAAGTTTATATGGTTTTGGAACTGGATGGTGGGATAGTATAGTTTTTCAATTTGTACCAGGACAAATTGTAGGCTTTGACTTTAAAAAATCTCTACAGTTTAACTTGTGGGACACCTATGTCATACAACTGAAGAATTTATATGGCTATATTCGTCCTAATGGTTCTACAATTACTGGTGTTGGCGATTGCTTTATGGAATTTGGCTACCTAGGATGCTTTATTTATGCACTAATAGCATATATTTTTAAACATCTTTGGATTTGTGGCGTTAATTATAAAAATACTTTTTGTCAAATACTTTATATGGGATTAATCAGCCCAGCTATGATCTGTTTAACGCATGGTGTGGGAACATTTTTACAACAGGGAATTTTTCAAGTTATCTTTATTGGATTAGTAACCTATTACTCGAGGGGTAAATATACATTACCTACTAAGCGCTACAAGAAAGCTAGATAAATATTAATTAATTCCCAGCCTTATATTAATATCAGTATCTTTTTTCCTAAATAAGATATTTTTTGTCTTTAAATAATTCATTTACAAAAAACTTTGTCATCAAAAATGAGTAGTCGTACTGTACTTCTTATAAGTTCTAATTCTAGTGAGCGAGGTGGGGGAGAGCGTTACTTAGTCTACTTAAATCAAGGTTTACGCTTGTTGAACTATGAAGTACATGTGTTACTTTCTACAGTTAGTTATATGGATAATTGGGCTAGTTTATTAGCCACAGAAAAAGCTCATGTACACCGCATAAATCTTACAGGATTGCGTTCTCGACCATTGCGATTTATGCAATCAATTTTAGATAAAAATCAACAATTGAAATTAGCTCAATTATGTAAACAAATTTCCCCTGATGCCATTCTGATTAACCAGCAATACGATGAAGATGGATTAGATTATATTGCTGGTGCTTTAATGGCAAATGTTGCTCCTGTGGGGGGCACAATGCATATGCCAATGACAGGTAACAAACATCAAAGACCTTTGGGCAAATTGCGAGGTCAATTACTACGTCAATGGTATAAAAAACACCCATACTCTTTAATTCTTGTTTCCCAAGGTAGCCAAAAAGAATTTGAAAATTACTATAGCTATCCACGTCCTACAAAGATAGTTAATTATGGATGCCCTTTTCCGGAAATTACTGCATCTCATCCACCGCTTCCTAGTAGTTGGGTGGAACCATTACCAATAATTGGCTTCTCTGGTCAATTTGTTTACCAAAAAAATCTCTCATTATTGTTAAATGCATGGTTATATACCATAAAACAGGGAGTTAAAAGCCGATTGTTACTTATAGGCGATGGGCCAGAAAGAAATAATTTAGAACAATATTTGCGTAATCATGCTCCTGAAAATACATGGCACATCACAGGCTGGCAGCAACATCCAGAGGCATACTTATCTGTATTAGATATTTACACCATGACCAGCCATTTTGAAGGTTTACCTCTAGCACTGCTAGAAGCGGCGGGTCGGGGAGTACCTACTGTAGTTACCAATTTTAATGGCGCTGTGGATGTTGCTGAACGTGCTTCATGGGTAAGTATTGCGACTAATCCTAATCCTGAATCAGTAGGTCAAGCATTAATTAAGTCAATTAATAATCTTTCCTGGCTCAAGCAAGAAGCCGGAAATGGAAAAAAAGATTTCCAGAAATATTTTTCTTTAGCAAGAATGGCAAGTGAAACCCTAGCTGCACTTGGGATAGCT contains the following coding sequences:
- a CDS encoding glycosyltransferase family 2 protein, yielding MKITVIIPIYNRSKMLTQALESLRWQSYKDFVVMICDDASTANLQEVVNKFPDLNIEYLRYDMNVGQFANAMRGVERCQTQFIKFLYSDDLLFPNALEKQVKALEDSPNTAVCLGEYIEFKEENNDISLYNIISPYIPELRTRKQWARLEEYAGFIPSACMYRTEFFRNIGGFHTALPGIGDWEIFVALSYKYSVVAIDEPVCAMRLHSDQVTKKCGVDSDAIYIKDVLWMTSNSNHYRERLGLPLSQQFFLRLDQCWVSLRSIVSAQNKFALLKKWLGIFSSNKMLIPFILAFPWFVVLKILRKPKLKTDGDDALNKEEYENYICSIVFDNSSVILSK
- a CDS encoding glycosyltransferase family 4 protein, producing MKLCWLLPNDKSGGISPVALSCCRQAAQTGYETTMLFLNKPSWLTSNQFQVSSLGLTNGATETPKMLLQWLEQNPQDVLFFNGCEEFDVIIPYLPAKIKCVYVVHDTAPSYWLRAIAQEDALEAIVAVSETVASKFRHQLKRSDKLSVIYNGCVFPEIEKLNYVRQDDLVFLGGENPTKGAFDILNLWKSLIKLGFKGKLHWFGNITPKFISKIRQLPNSEQIKIYGYVPRDVIFSIAASAKVILMLSRVEPFGMATIEAMGMGCIPVAWDVETGTKEIATANKTGLYAPLGDTQDLAQKVIFACENYPAFNHAVIECARSKFNETVMWKGYESLIAKISTLPAINRSKQGQQPALYQPPIRRFQLLPTGLRAVIRELIGRSPTLGYWVRDLRGW
- a CDS encoding glycosyltransferase — translated: MSSRTVLLISSNSSERGGGERYLVYLNQGLRLLNYEVHVLLSTVSYMDNWASLLATEKAHVHRINLTGLRSRPLRFMQSILDKNQQLKLAQLCKQISPDAILINQQYDEDGLDYIAGALMANVAPVGGTMHMPMTGNKHQRPLGKLRGQLLRQWYKKHPYSLILVSQGSQKEFENYYSYPRPTKIVNYGCPFPEITASHPPLPSSWVEPLPIIGFSGQFVYQKNLSLLLNAWLYTIKQGVKSRLLLIGDGPERNNLEQYLRNHAPENTWHITGWQQHPEAYLSVLDIYTMTSHFEGLPLALLEAAGRGVPTVVTNFNGAVDVAERASWVSIATNPNPESVGQALIKSINNLSWLKQEAGNGKKDFQKYFSLARMASETLAALGIA
- a CDS encoding glycosyltransferase family 4 protein, which gives rise to MFDKSSSWLCCQIGAREHYALPRALHQAGELTNLITDAWISPNSVINRLPPGWLTNLRERFHPDLATASVTSFTDSLINFEIAQRIQKTSGWQRVITRNNWFQKLALQSLKAINPKLKSRTILFSYSYAALELFRYAKSQGWYTILGQIDPGEVEEKLVLEAHSKYPAYQSSCEAAPPNYWQNWQEECLLADKILVNSNWSNQALQQLGIPEEKINIIPLAYQPPIEAHNFVRTYPANFSVERPLRVLFLGQVILRKGIAALLEAAEILHSEPIEFWIVGSQGIPLPQYSHSKINWVGAVSRSATARYYQMADVFIFPTLSDGFGITQLEAQAWNLPIIASKFCGEVVKDNINGLILPEVTASAIAQKLQFCLNNPQKLEALSQKSTDTAVFNLDKLQHSLQILPYAVS
- a CDS encoding right-handed parallel beta-helix repeat-containing protein, which codes for MQRRKFLSLFGLSSLTSLLSVLLTNYLSKAAQKLTNKTNIAQIQNLPTNYVNVRAFGPLISGITNLDYIIKANTETIQAAINTVGVNGGGNIYIPQGIYQIAPLNLNTQEPCSLLINYDNITLFGDGIGKTILQSRGDYSLIDGRVVRGHGILIKGTLDSFNPRKNVTIKNLELNGGIKGFTGNRNWPADPTNGDGWDLTHKGIALDFNTNLDNITLDSISVHNFRGELIYGGGGGIRKLTISKTQLKSSNASLLSLDADLTVTECEFSETATAWVENAPIAPNKSYQFHKCVFKDSIYQGLVIGQGNFPDNHNKIITECSFSNSPDGVCAFNGVSNLVIKNNYFNDCRNCFITSGKNQNIEFYLNKIKGNTVGVTAANLSGNLTNIIIKNNVLTASDIDKRACIYYWGDFQNIVIEDNIFENCRTPEQSSNITNERPLFRNNKYFNVDRRDLQGKSNFWQEPPYIIEPKFEEVLVENNTKNRVIQVSMSIDKYVDGQEVMIMVDGSRGQIKFPKKSSKIQCRKERYLRYKDDKLQLRFQKADNKWYEIAYSSHTSSTDNNV